In Patescibacteria group bacterium, a single genomic region encodes these proteins:
- a CDS encoding LemA family protein: protein MKKILIGIAVVVILGALYGVSVYNSVVTQGQAVDSQWAKVESSLQRRFDLIPNLVNSVKGTLKQEQAIFTAIAEARTQYAGATTLADKSAAASQMETGLGRLIAIVENYPVLKSSEAVQTLMTQLEGSENRINTERGRYNEFVQGYNTLVVRFPGSMFAKMYGFTAKEYFQADKAAAVVPSVNL from the coding sequence ATGAAAAAAATCCTCATCGGCATCGCGGTCGTCGTCATCCTTGGGGCGCTCTATGGCGTGTCGGTGTACAACAGTGTCGTCACCCAGGGACAGGCAGTAGACTCACAGTGGGCAAAGGTAGAATCTTCGCTCCAGCGACGCTTTGACCTCATCCCCAATCTCGTAAATTCCGTGAAGGGCACTTTGAAACAGGAACAGGCGATCTTCACTGCGATTGCTGAAGCTCGTACTCAGTATGCTGGTGCCACCACGCTTGCCGACAAGTCCGCTGCGGCATCACAGATGGAGACTGGCCTCGGTCGTTTGATCGCTATTGTCGAAAACTATCCAGTTTTGAAATCTTCCGAGGCAGTGCAGACCCTCATGACGCAGCTTGAAGGAAGCGAAAATCGCATCAATACCGAGCGAGGCCGATACAACGAATTCGTCCAGGGATACAATACCCTCGTGGTGCGTTTCCCCGGTTCGATGTTCGCAAAAATGTACGGTTTCACTGCAAAAGAATACTTCCAAGCCGACAAGGCAGCTGCGGTAGTGCCGTCGGTTAATCTCTAG
- the secG gene encoding preprotein translocase subunit SecG, with the protein MDTLKALLPHIQIVLSVLLIAAILLQQTGSGIGGAFGESNNFGTTFHTRRGLEKFLFNGTIVLAILFGLSALIALK; encoded by the coding sequence ATGGATACGCTAAAGGCCCTCCTGCCACACATTCAGATCGTGTTGTCAGTGCTCTTGATCGCGGCGATTCTGCTCCAGCAGACCGGTTCAGGCATTGGCGGCGCTTTCGGTGAAAGCAACAACTTCGGCACCACTTTCCACACTCGACGTGGTCTCGAGAAGTTTCTTTTCAATGGCACAATCGTCCTAGCTATTCTCTTTGGTTTATCAGCACTTATCGCACTCAAGTAG
- a CDS encoding peptide ABC transporter substrate-binding protein codes for MNEAVSAFSPIENVLFWLFVTCFAVSALVLLYRANDLFMVDIPAAGGELTEGIIGTPHLANPLFATSEADKDIVSLVYAGLMKVESDGRLVPELAKSYTISDDGKTYTFNLRDGITFHDGEPITADDVEFTIRKAIDPAVKSPKRANWEGVTVSVPNPEQIVFTLRQPYAAFLESTTLGILPKHLWKVLDPEQFAFSQYNAQPIGAGPYKIDVVNKNNLGVPTQYSFIPFEQYTLGSPLISKLNFTFYPSEEAAIEGYGIGEIEALNTLTPQKADSVKKPGSTILQAALPRIFGVFFNQNQNALFTQKEVRAALEMAVDRHEIIANVLNGYGSPLAGPVPTNFMIDDSSASTAIATIAASTTARIEDAKKLLAKNGWKLGDNGVMQKTVKKTTSTLTFTLSTANSEDLIKTAQLLKKQWEMIGAKVDVRSSEEGEFKQTVLRPRKYESVLFGEAVGRNLDLYAFWHSSQRNDPGVNIALYTNAKADKLLEQARSESESTKRAKLINQFTQELTKDQPAIFLYSPSFLYLLPDKVKNVELTKTSDPSERFAEIERWFINTERVWDINIFTNKTSVINKQ; via the coding sequence ATGAACGAAGCGGTTTCTGCATTTTCTCCTATAGAGAATGTGCTGTTTTGGCTGTTTGTCACTTGCTTTGCGGTAAGTGCTCTCGTCTTGCTCTATAGAGCCAACGACCTCTTCATGGTGGATATCCCTGCAGCAGGAGGCGAGCTCACCGAAGGCATCATCGGCACCCCACACCTGGCAAACCCACTTTTCGCCACATCCGAGGCCGATAAGGATATCGTCTCTCTCGTGTACGCTGGCCTCATGAAGGTGGAATCAGATGGTCGTCTCGTGCCGGAGCTAGCAAAAAGCTACACCATTTCCGATGACGGCAAGACCTACACTTTTAACCTCCGAGACGGCATTACTTTTCATGACGGCGAGCCGATCACCGCAGACGATGTGGAGTTCACCATTCGCAAAGCCATAGATCCTGCAGTGAAGAGTCCGAAGCGTGCCAACTGGGAAGGCGTCACCGTATCTGTGCCGAACCCGGAACAGATCGTCTTCACTTTGCGCCAGCCATATGCGGCCTTTCTCGAAAGCACCACTCTGGGTATTTTACCAAAGCATCTATGGAAGGTGCTCGACCCTGAACAATTCGCTTTCAGCCAATACAATGCCCAGCCGATTGGTGCCGGTCCGTACAAGATTGATGTCGTGAACAAAAATAACCTCGGTGTGCCGACCCAGTATTCGTTTATACCATTCGAGCAATACACACTCGGTTCACCTCTCATCTCAAAGCTCAATTTTACCTTCTATCCATCGGAGGAAGCGGCAATAGAGGGCTACGGCATTGGAGAGATCGAAGCGCTCAACACGCTTACCCCTCAAAAAGCCGACAGTGTGAAGAAGCCGGGGTCAACGATCCTCCAGGCCGCCCTTCCGCGCATCTTTGGTGTCTTTTTCAATCAAAACCAGAATGCTCTCTTCACACAGAAAGAAGTCCGTGCCGCCCTCGAGATGGCAGTAGATCGCCATGAAATCATTGCGAACGTTCTGAACGGCTACGGATCACCCCTCGCCGGTCCAGTTCCTACGAATTTCATGATCGATGACTCCAGTGCCTCGACCGCTATCGCTACGATCGCAGCATCGACGACGGCGCGTATTGAAGACGCCAAGAAATTGCTCGCCAAGAATGGTTGGAAACTCGGGGACAACGGCGTAATGCAAAAGACTGTCAAAAAGACAACTTCAACCCTCACCTTCACCCTCTCTACCGCCAATTCCGAAGATCTGATCAAGACGGCGCAGCTATTAAAAAAGCAGTGGGAAATGATCGGTGCGAAAGTCGATGTCAGGTCAAGCGAGGAGGGAGAATTTAAACAGACCGTTCTCCGGCCACGCAAATATGAGAGTGTTCTCTTTGGAGAAGCTGTTGGGCGCAATCTCGACCTGTACGCCTTTTGGCACTCATCACAACGCAACGACCCAGGAGTGAACATTGCACTGTACACCAATGCCAAGGCGGACAAACTCCTCGAACAGGCCCGCAGTGAAAGCGAAAGCACGAAACGAGCAAAGCTTATCAATCAATTCACCCAGGAGCTCACCAAAGATCAGCCGGCCATCTTCCTCTACTCTCCATCCTTCCTCTATCTCCTCCCCGACAAAGTCAAGAACGTTGAGCTCACCAAGACCAGCGACCCGTCAGAACGTTTTGCAGAGATCGAACGATGGTTTATCAACACGGAGCGAGTGTGGGATATAAATATATTTACCAACAAGACATCAGTTATCAACAAGCAATGA
- a CDS encoding ribonuclease J: protein MNDQTPKPVDAAAAAPAPSEKRSYHTSSHVPVVRSQHARGPRSGGHGSHSGPRGGGHGGTGAQSAPLPIHPPVKRKPKASLRDRKFRGEPRIAPKRPDDLIPPIGDNIRIIPLGGVEEIGKNCTMIEFGRDIVVIDIGFQFKEESTPGIDYILPNTKYLEDRKDKIRAVIITHGHLDHIGGVPFVMDRIGNPPIYTRNLTAIMLKKRHSEFPHMPPLDIKIIEKADRIKFNDLAVRFFAVTHTIPDSMGIIIETPYGNLVTPGDYKLDHTDGMPTEAEEKEYALFDKEKTLFMMADSTNIENPGFSTPERIVHENLDKIIKEIRGRLIIGTFSSQLERMIKIIQIAEKYNKKIIIEGRSMKSNVEIAILAGLLTVKKDTIIDSQYVDQYPPDRVIILSTGAQGEEFAALMRMATKAHKNLKLTPRDTVLLSSSIIPGNEKTVQKLKDNLARQGAKIIHYRTSDVYIHSTGHGNRGEIEWLHKKVKPRFFMPQHGCHYMLRLHAELAMQLGMPSNNLIIPDNGSILEIQEKGQTFVRLKEKAPSGMVMVDGFAVGDVQEVVIRDRQMLADDGMFVIVAIVDANTGKLRKSPDLISRGFVYLRESQDLLRDARFIVKDTIEDSCRGQNPINFDVVKANVTDAVTKHLFQETAKKPIVIPVILGI, encoded by the coding sequence ATGAACGATCAGACACCAAAACCAGTAGACGCAGCGGCGGCGGCGCCAGCACCAAGTGAAAAGCGCTCATACCACACCAGCAGCCACGTACCTGTGGTGCGCAGCCAGCATGCTCGTGGGCCACGCTCAGGCGGTCACGGTAGCCACTCAGGGCCTCGCGGCGGCGGACATGGTGGCACGGGCGCACAGAGCGCTCCCCTCCCTATCCACCCGCCGGTAAAGCGCAAGCCAAAGGCATCGCTCCGCGATCGAAAGTTCCGCGGCGAGCCCCGTATCGCACCGAAGCGCCCAGATGACCTCATCCCACCGATTGGCGACAACATCCGTATCATCCCATTGGGTGGCGTAGAAGAAATTGGCAAGAACTGTACGATGATCGAATTTGGTCGCGACATTGTCGTGATCGATATCGGTTTCCAATTCAAGGAAGAGAGTACCCCGGGTATCGACTATATTTTGCCGAATACCAAATACCTTGAGGACCGAAAGGACAAGATTCGCGCAGTTATCATCACTCACGGCCACCTCGACCACATTGGAGGTGTGCCTTTCGTGATGGACCGCATCGGCAACCCACCGATCTACACTCGAAACCTCACCGCAATCATGCTGAAAAAGCGCCACAGTGAGTTCCCTCACATGCCGCCGCTTGATATCAAGATCATCGAAAAGGCTGATCGCATTAAATTCAATGACCTCGCGGTCCGCTTCTTCGCCGTGACCCACACGATCCCAGACTCCATGGGTATCATCATCGAAACCCCGTACGGCAACCTCGTCACTCCCGGTGACTACAAGCTCGATCACACCGATGGCATGCCCACCGAAGCCGAAGAGAAAGAATATGCTCTTTTCGACAAGGAAAAGACCCTCTTCATGATGGCCGACTCTACGAACATCGAAAATCCCGGCTTCTCCACTCCAGAGCGTATCGTGCATGAGAACCTCGACAAGATCATCAAGGAGATCCGTGGCCGCCTTATCATCGGCACCTTCTCTTCCCAGTTGGAACGCATGATCAAGATCATTCAGATTGCCGAGAAATACAACAAGAAGATCATCATCGAGGGCCGAAGCATGAAATCCAACGTGGAAATCGCCATTTTGGCCGGCTTGTTGACCGTGAAGAAGGATACCATCATCGACTCTCAGTATGTCGACCAGTATCCGCCGGACCGAGTGATCATCCTTTCCACTGGCGCGCAGGGCGAAGAGTTCGCTGCGCTGATGCGCATGGCGACCAAGGCACACAAGAATCTCAAGCTCACCCCTCGAGACACTGTGTTGCTTTCGTCTTCGATCATTCCCGGCAACGAAAAGACCGTGCAGAAGCTCAAAGATAACCTCGCGCGACAAGGTGCGAAGATCATCCACTACCGAACCTCCGACGTGTACATCCACTCTACTGGACACGGCAATCGCGGTGAGATCGAGTGGTTGCACAAGAAGGTCAAGCCTCGTTTCTTCATGCCGCAGCACGGATGTCACTACATGCTCCGCCTGCATGCTGAATTGGCGATGCAGCTTGGTATGCCTTCAAACAACTTGATCATCCCCGACAACGGCAGCATTCTCGAGATTCAGGAAAAGGGTCAGACTTTTGTACGACTCAAGGAGAAGGCGCCTTCGGGCATGGTGATGGTGGACGGTTTCGCAGTCGGCGATGTACAGGAAGTGGTCATCCGCGACCGACAAATGCTCGCCGACGACGGCATGTTCGTGATCGTCGCGATTGTCGATGCCAATACCGGCAAGCTCCGAAAGTCTCCGGATCTGATCTCTCGAGGTTTCGTGTATTTGCGTGAGTCTCAAGACTTGCTCCGTGACGCTCGATTCATCGTGAAGGATACTATTGAGGATTCATGTCGCGGCCAGAACCCAATCAACTTCGACGTCGTGAAGGCCAATGTCACCGACGCCGTGACGAAACACCTCTTCCAGGAAACAGCGAAGAAACCTATCGTCA